A part of Kitasatospora acidiphila genomic DNA contains:
- a CDS encoding TrmH family RNA methyltransferase, giving the protein MASTDTPLLSSLRSPRVIAARKLARRASRGKERRFLAEGPQAVREAVAYGLLPGSGDHAVVEVYATPEAAERHAEIVQSALNAGLPVLTATDEVIADICDTVTPQGIVALCRFLDTPFEEVLRRRPKLVAVLANVRDPGNAGTVLRTADAAGADAVVLTDASVDLYNPKAVRASVGSLFHLPVAVGVPVEEVVARLRETGVRVLAADGAGERDLDQELDEGTLGAPTAWIFGNEAWGLPEQTRALADEVVRVPIHGHAESLNLATAAAVCLYASARAQRSPAGCRESATGR; this is encoded by the coding sequence ATGGCCAGCACCGACACCCCCCTGCTCAGCTCGCTCCGCTCGCCGCGGGTGATCGCCGCCCGCAAGCTGGCCCGGCGGGCCAGCCGCGGCAAGGAGCGCCGCTTCCTCGCCGAGGGACCGCAGGCGGTGCGCGAGGCGGTGGCCTACGGGCTGCTCCCTGGCTCGGGTGACCACGCCGTGGTCGAGGTCTACGCCACCCCGGAGGCCGCCGAGCGGCACGCCGAGATCGTCCAGTCGGCCCTGAACGCCGGCCTGCCGGTGCTGACCGCCACCGACGAGGTGATCGCCGACATCTGCGACACCGTCACGCCGCAGGGCATCGTGGCGCTCTGCCGGTTCCTCGACACGCCGTTCGAGGAGGTGCTGCGCCGCCGGCCCAAGCTGGTCGCGGTGCTGGCCAACGTGCGCGACCCCGGGAACGCCGGCACCGTGCTGCGCACCGCGGACGCGGCCGGCGCGGACGCCGTGGTGCTCACCGACGCCTCGGTGGACCTCTACAACCCCAAGGCGGTGCGCGCCTCCGTGGGCAGCCTGTTCCACCTGCCGGTCGCCGTCGGGGTGCCGGTCGAGGAGGTGGTGGCCCGGCTGCGGGAGACCGGGGTGCGGGTGCTGGCCGCCGACGGCGCGGGGGAGCGCGACCTGGACCAGGAGCTGGACGAGGGCACCCTGGGCGCCCCGACCGCCTGGATCTTCGGCAACGAGGCCTGGGGGCTGCCGGAGCAGACCCGCGCACTGGCCGACGAGGTGGTGCGCGTCCCCATTCACGGGCACGCCGAGAGCCTGAACCTCGCCACCGCCGCCGCCGTGTGCCTCTACGCCTCCGCTCGCGCCCAGCGTTCGCCCGCAGGGTGTCGCGAGTCGGCCACCGGGCGCTAG
- a CDS encoding sensor histidine kinase, which yields MAAGEAVSGLGLEGLRPDDLPDGLVIADRNGLVVCFNAAAARLTGISPQAALGRPLDEALPLEDLDGRRWWQLTDPYGGLAIRSRQPERNLLLPGSNREVLVCAQYVRERAKGPVCRLVVALRGTEARQRTERAHAELIATVAHELRSPLTSVKGFTATLLNKWERFTDGQKRVMLETVNADADRVTRLIAELLDISRIDAGRLEIRKQVVDLAVAVRRQVAGKVAAGTPAERFDIRLAEGLPQQWADPDKVDQVLANLLENAVRHGEGTVTIEVAPAKEIVEPASWEHPGTAPRVVEGTAVTVSDEGSGIPEESMPRVFTRFWRGSKRGGTGLGLYIVKGIVEAHGGTIRIDRGPGGGARFRFILPAGVPEFMV from the coding sequence ATGGCCGCCGGGGAAGCGGTGTCCGGCCTCGGTCTTGAGGGCCTGCGGCCGGACGACCTGCCGGACGGCCTGGTGATCGCCGACCGGAACGGCCTGGTGGTCTGCTTCAACGCCGCCGCGGCCCGGCTCACCGGGATCAGCCCGCAGGCCGCCCTCGGCCGCCCGCTGGACGAGGCCCTGCCGCTGGAGGACCTGGACGGCCGCCGCTGGTGGCAACTGACCGATCCGTACGGCGGGTTGGCGATCCGCAGCCGGCAGCCGGAGCGCAATCTGCTGCTGCCCGGCTCCAACCGCGAGGTGCTGGTCTGCGCCCAGTACGTCCGCGAGCGCGCCAAGGGGCCGGTGTGCCGGCTGGTGGTGGCACTGCGCGGCACCGAGGCCCGGCAGCGCACCGAGCGGGCCCACGCCGAGCTGATCGCCACCGTGGCGCACGAGCTGCGCTCCCCGCTGACCAGCGTCAAGGGCTTCACGGCCACCCTCCTCAACAAGTGGGAGCGGTTCACCGACGGCCAGAAGCGGGTGATGCTGGAGACCGTGAACGCGGACGCCGACCGGGTCACCCGCTTGATCGCCGAGCTGCTGGACATCTCCCGGATCGACGCCGGGCGGCTGGAGATCCGCAAGCAGGTGGTCGACCTGGCCGTGGCGGTGCGCCGGCAGGTGGCGGGCAAGGTGGCCGCCGGGACCCCGGCCGAGCGGTTCGACATCCGGCTCGCCGAGGGCCTGCCGCAGCAGTGGGCCGACCCGGACAAGGTCGACCAGGTGCTGGCCAACCTGCTGGAAAACGCGGTGCGGCACGGTGAGGGAACTGTCACCATCGAGGTGGCGCCGGCCAAGGAGATCGTGGAGCCGGCCAGTTGGGAGCACCCGGGCACGGCGCCGCGGGTCGTGGAGGGAACGGCGGTCACCGTGAGCGACGAGGGCAGCGGCATTCCGGAGGAGTCGATGCCGCGCGTCTTCACCCGCTTCTGGCGCGGTTCCAAGCGCGGCGGGACGGGCCTCGGCCTCTACATCGTCAAGGGCATCGTCGAGGCGCACGGCGGCACCATCCGGATCGACCGGGGGCCCGGCGGCGGCGCACGGTTCCGATTTATCCTGCCCGCCGGGGTGCCCGAGTTCATGGTCTGA
- the pheT gene encoding phenylalanine--tRNA ligase subunit beta — MRVPLSWLREYVDLPTTVTGREVAEKLIQAGLEVETVEQLGADLKGPLAVGEVLSIEELTGFKKPIRYCMVNVGDANGTGEPQEIVCGARNFKVGDKVVVVLPGAVLPGPFPISARQTYGRTSAGMICSARELGMGDDHDGIIVLPEHYEPGTDAIELLQLVDEVLDIAVTPDRGYCLSMRGVAREAAAAFGLPLADPALLDTPPANSYGYLVKVADPAGCDRFVARTVTGVDPAAKSPIWLQRRLQKMHIRPISLTVDITNYVMLEIGQPLHAYDRNRVSGAITVRRAAAGETLTTLDGVKRKLSDEDLLICDESGPIGLAGVMGGASTEILDPVADPETGQVTGTTEVIIEAARFDPVAIARTAKRHKLPSEASKRFERGVDPEAARAAAQRAVDLLVLIAGGTAEAGVTDIAAPHPVRIITIAADLPDRVAGTPYGRETVARRLQEVGCTVIGADLLEVTPPTWRPDLTDPNDLAEEVIRLEGYDNVPARMPQVPPGQGLTAAQRMHRRIGVALAGAGYVEINAYPFIGDAAFDDLGLAADDVRRRTVKLVNPLNDEEPALRTTLLPGLLGALRRNVGRGNTDLAIFETGLVFLPDAQAKVAPRPAVDRRPTDAELAELDAALPKQPRHVAVALAGERLPSGWWGKGGQAGWADAVEAARVVARAAGVELAVRQGQNDPWHPGRCAELLVAGTDRVVGYAGELHPRVVKSLHLPERTSVMELDLDALAADGEQRVQGPTVSTFPVATQDVALIVDSEVPAAQVEAALRDGAGELLEAIRLFDVFTGEQVGEGKKSLAYALRFRATDRTLTADEASAAREAAVATAAERTGAVLRGA; from the coding sequence ATGCGCGTCCCGCTTTCCTGGCTGCGCGAGTACGTCGACCTGCCGACGACGGTCACCGGTCGCGAGGTCGCCGAGAAGCTGATCCAGGCCGGCCTGGAGGTCGAGACCGTCGAGCAGCTCGGCGCCGACCTCAAGGGCCCGCTGGCGGTCGGCGAGGTGCTCTCCATCGAGGAGCTGACCGGCTTCAAGAAGCCGATCCGCTACTGCATGGTCAACGTCGGCGACGCCAACGGCACCGGCGAGCCGCAGGAGATCGTCTGCGGCGCGCGGAACTTCAAGGTCGGCGACAAGGTGGTCGTGGTGCTGCCCGGCGCCGTGCTGCCCGGTCCGTTCCCGATCTCGGCCCGGCAGACCTACGGCCGCACCTCGGCCGGCATGATCTGCTCGGCCCGCGAGCTCGGCATGGGCGATGACCACGACGGCATCATCGTGCTGCCGGAGCACTACGAGCCCGGCACCGACGCGATCGAGCTGCTGCAGCTGGTCGACGAGGTGCTGGACATCGCCGTCACCCCCGACCGCGGCTACTGCCTGTCGATGCGCGGCGTGGCCCGGGAGGCCGCCGCCGCCTTCGGGCTGCCGCTGGCCGACCCGGCGCTGCTGGACACCCCGCCGGCCAACTCCTACGGCTACCTGGTCAAGGTCGCCGACCCGGCCGGCTGCGACCGCTTCGTGGCCCGCACCGTGACGGGCGTCGACCCGGCCGCCAAGTCGCCGATCTGGCTGCAGCGCCGCCTGCAGAAGATGCACATCCGGCCGATCTCGCTGACCGTCGACATCACCAACTACGTGATGCTGGAGATCGGTCAGCCGCTGCACGCCTACGACCGGAACCGCGTCTCGGGCGCGATCACGGTCCGCCGCGCGGCCGCCGGCGAGACCCTGACCACCCTGGACGGGGTCAAGCGCAAGCTGTCCGACGAGGACCTGCTGATCTGCGACGAGTCCGGCCCGATCGGCCTGGCCGGCGTGATGGGCGGCGCCTCGACCGAGATCCTCGACCCGGTGGCCGACCCGGAGACCGGCCAGGTCACCGGCACCACCGAGGTGATCATCGAGGCGGCGCGCTTCGACCCGGTCGCCATCGCCCGCACCGCCAAGCGGCACAAGCTGCCCTCCGAGGCCTCCAAGCGCTTCGAGCGCGGGGTCGACCCGGAGGCCGCCCGGGCCGCCGCGCAGCGCGCCGTCGACCTGCTGGTGCTGATCGCCGGCGGCACGGCCGAGGCCGGGGTCACCGACATCGCCGCCCCGCACCCGGTGCGCATCATCACCATCGCGGCCGATCTGCCGGACCGGGTCGCGGGCACGCCGTACGGCCGGGAGACGGTCGCCCGCCGGCTGCAGGAGGTCGGCTGCACGGTGATCGGGGCCGACCTGCTGGAGGTCACCCCGCCGACCTGGCGCCCCGACCTGACCGACCCCAACGACCTGGCGGAGGAGGTCATCCGGCTGGAGGGCTACGACAACGTGCCCGCCCGGATGCCCCAGGTGCCGCCGGGCCAGGGGCTGACGGCGGCCCAGCGGATGCACCGCCGGATCGGCGTGGCGCTGGCCGGGGCCGGCTACGTCGAGATCAACGCCTACCCGTTCATCGGCGACGCCGCCTTCGACGACCTGGGCCTGGCCGCGGACGACGTCCGCCGCCGCACCGTCAAGCTGGTCAACCCGCTGAACGACGAGGAGCCGGCGCTGCGCACCACGCTGCTGCCGGGCCTGCTCGGGGCGCTGCGCCGCAACGTCGGCCGCGGCAACACCGATCTGGCGATCTTCGAGACCGGGCTGGTCTTCCTGCCCGACGCACAGGCGAAGGTGGCGCCGCGCCCGGCCGTCGACCGGCGGCCGACCGACGCCGAGCTGGCCGAGCTGGACGCCGCGCTGCCCAAGCAGCCGCGCCATGTCGCGGTGGCGCTGGCCGGGGAGCGGCTGCCCTCCGGCTGGTGGGGCAAGGGCGGGCAGGCCGGCTGGGCGGACGCCGTGGAGGCGGCCCGGGTGGTGGCGCGCGCGGCCGGCGTGGAGCTGGCGGTGCGTCAGGGCCAGAACGACCCCTGGCACCCCGGGCGCTGCGCGGAGCTGCTGGTCGCCGGCACCGACCGGGTCGTCGGCTACGCCGGCGAGCTGCACCCGCGGGTGGTCAAGTCGCTGCACCTGCCGGAGCGCACCTCGGTGATGGAGCTGGACCTGGACGCGCTGGCCGCCGACGGCGAGCAGCGGGTGCAGGGGCCGACGGTGTCCACCTTCCCGGTGGCCACCCAGGACGTCGCGCTGATCGTGGACAGCGAGGTCCCCGCCGCCCAGGTGGAGGCCGCGCTGCGGGACGGCGCGGGCGAACTGCTGGAGGCGATCCGGCTGTTCGACGTCTTCACCGGTGAGCAGGTGGGCGAGGGCAAGAAGTCGCTGGCCTACGCGCTGCGGTTCCGGGCCACCGACCGCACGCTGACCGCCGACGAGGCCTCCGCCGCCCGCGAGGCCGCCGTCGCCACCGCCGCCGAGCGGACCGGCGCGGTGCTGCGCGGGGCGTAA
- a CDS encoding alpha/beta fold hydrolase, whose amino-acid sequence MSYAEVNGVNLYYTEQGSGEPLVLLHGGLGSTEMVAPLIPALAEHRRVIAVDLQGHGRTADVDRPIRYQTLGDDIAALIKHLGLGRADLLGYSFGGSTALRTAIQHPELVRRLVVVSIAFARSGWYPEILEAMGEMGPESAEAMKPSPIYQTYAAVAPRPEDWPLLHTKMSDLLTQEYDWSTEVAALNVPTLLAFADADSITPAHMVEFWRLLGGGQRDAGWAAADRPVSRLAVLPGATHYDVLHAPALLPAAISFLTA is encoded by the coding sequence ATGAGCTACGCCGAGGTCAACGGAGTCAACCTCTACTACACCGAGCAGGGCTCGGGCGAGCCGCTGGTGCTGCTGCACGGCGGCCTCGGCTCCACCGAGATGGTCGCGCCGCTGATCCCGGCGCTGGCCGAGCACCGCCGGGTGATCGCGGTCGACCTGCAGGGCCACGGCCGCACCGCGGACGTCGACCGGCCGATCCGCTACCAGACGCTGGGTGACGACATCGCCGCCCTGATCAAGCACCTCGGCCTGGGCCGGGCCGATCTGCTGGGCTACTCGTTCGGCGGTTCCACCGCGCTGCGCACCGCGATCCAGCACCCGGAGCTGGTCCGGCGCCTGGTGGTGGTCTCGATCGCGTTCGCCCGGTCCGGCTGGTACCCGGAGATCCTGGAGGCCATGGGCGAGATGGGCCCGGAGTCGGCCGAGGCCATGAAGCCCTCCCCGATCTACCAGACCTACGCCGCCGTCGCGCCGCGCCCCGAGGACTGGCCGCTGCTGCACACCAAGATGAGCGACCTGCTGACCCAGGAGTACGACTGGTCCACCGAGGTGGCCGCCCTCAACGTGCCCACCCTGCTGGCCTTCGCCGACGCCGACTCGATCACCCCGGCGCACATGGTCGAGTTCTGGCGGCTGCTCGGCGGCGGCCAGCGGGACGCGGGCTGGGCCGCCGCGGACCGCCCGGTCTCCCGGCTCGCCGTGCTGCCCGGCGCCACCCACTACGACGTGCTGCACGCCCCGGCCCTGCTCCCGGCGGCCATCTCGTTCCTCACCGCGTGA